GAAATTATTGCTCAGACCAAAAAATGAGCTGTATCACAACAACTTTATGATCAAAACAAAAAGCCCGTAGGCCTTGCAATATGCAGGGCCTAGGCCTTTTTTTCTGTTTTTTGCTGCGAAAGTCAAGATACATCCTGCTATACTTTTTATCAAGTATTTAAACAACCTAACAAATAGAGTTATATCTCAAATGTTGCTATAATAAATATATTAATTAAATAAAAATTTATGCATTTTTATCCTTAAGCCCATATTAATGGTTCATGGTGTGCCTTTTGTTATTTTTCTAACAATTAAAAGAATCTTTGTAATAACATTAAAAAATCTCCCATATATATTTTTTAAACATATAGGAGATTTTTTAGCTTAATACATCATATATAATATAAAAGAACTCATAAATAGTTTGATAAAGGCTCATCATAACTTTATATGACAATAACCATTAGGATTTTTCTTTAAATATCCTTGATGGTATTCCTCTGCATCATAGAAGCATAACAACGGCTTTATTTCTACTACAATAGGTTTTTTGTACTTCTCTTGTTCTTCTTCACGACTCTTAATAATAAATGGAAGATCAGTCTTATCAATATAGAATATACCAGTCCTATATTGACTGCCTATATCATTCCCTTGTCTGTCTACTATGGTAGGATCTATTATGCTCCAGTATTTAGCAAGAAGTGCCTCAATACCTATTAGATTCTCATTATATCTCACATAACAGCTTTCGGCATGCCCTGTATCGCCGGCACAAACTTCCTCATAGGTAGGATTGGGCTTAGTACCGTTTGCATATCCAACCTTTGTATATACTACCCCATCTATTCTAGACATAAATTCTTCTACTCCCCAAAAACAACCACCAGCAAAAACTATTTCTTTCAAAAAATCCTCTCCTTTATTTTTAAGTTCTATACTGGTAACATCCTATGCTACGCTAATTTTATTTTCCAACCTTTTGAATATTAGTGTACTTAAGCCTGATTTAATATATTCGTTTCCCATATATAAATTCCAAATAAGTCCACTTCGGTAGTTTTCTATCATAAGCAAAGTGATGCCCTTGTTTATCCCAATATACCACTTGGCAAACCAAGGTTTATTACCTTCCAAATTATATGCATCATAGAAGCCATAATCTCCCCATAACTCAGGGAATGTATTATACATGTAATTAAGGGCCTCTATAGTTTCTTTTGGAGCAAATGGTATAGAACCTGCCGGCCCACATGAAGGTATGGTACCATCATTATGCCCGTTCGTATCCCTGGTCATAAGTTATAAAACCTTGCTCAACACCAATAATAATGGCGCTTAAGCCAAAACCTACAGAGGCAATACTAGCCCGCCCAGGGTCAGTAGTTATATCAGCTATTAATCCATACCCCGGGCTTTTTGGGTCTGTATTAGCTTGTTCCCAAAAAAACCTGAAACAACCTTTTCGTTCTAGTTCTAATACCTTATCAAGTTTTTTCATTATTATCTCCACTTTTTATAGATTCAATGCTCAACAAACATATTATATAATTCAGTATCAATAGGAGTATTGTCAGAAAAAAGATCTGGCTTTACCTTTAGCATTTCAAAGAGTAAA
This Xylanivirga thermophila DNA region includes the following protein-coding sequences:
- the msrA gene encoding peptide-methionine (S)-S-oxide reductase MsrA, whose protein sequence is MKEIVFAGGCFWGVEEFMSRIDGVVYTKVGYANGTKPNPTYEEVCAGDTGHAESCYVRYNENLIGIEALLAKYWSIIDPTIVDRQGNDIGSQYRTGIFYIDKTDLPFIIKSREEEQEKYKKPIVVEIKPLLCFYDAEEYHQGYLKKNPNGYCHIKL
- a CDS encoding glucoamylase family protein yields the protein MTRDTNGHNDGTIPSCGPAGSIPFAPKETIEALNYMYNTFPELWGDYGFYDAYNLEGNKPWFAKWYIGINKGITLLMIENYRSGLIWNLYMGNEYIKSGLSTLIFKRLENKISVA